A portion of the Colius striatus isolate bColStr4 chromosome 1, bColStr4.1.hap1, whole genome shotgun sequence genome contains these proteins:
- the RPL31 gene encoding large ribosomal subunit protein eL31 isoform X1 yields the protein MLSSVAQMAPAKKGGEKKKGRSAINEVVTREYTINIHKRIHGVGFKKRAPRALKEIRKFAMKEMGTPDVRIDTRLNKAVWAKGIRNVPYRIRVRLSRKRNEDEDSPNKLYTLVTYVPVTTFKGLQTVNVDEN from the exons ATGCTTTCCAGCGTTGCTCAGATGGCTCCTGCAAAGAAAGGTGgcgagaagaagaagggacgcTCTGCCATCAATGAGGTGGTGACTCGGGAGTATACCATCAACATTCACAAGCGGATCCATGGCGT GGGCTTCAAGAAACGAGCCCCGCGCGCTCTCAAGGAAATCCGTAAGTTTGCCATGAAGGAAATGGGTACCCCTGATGTTCGCATCGACACCAGGTTGAACAAAGCAGTCTGGGCTAAAGGAATCAG GAACGTTCCTTACCGTATCCGTGTGCGTTTGTCCAGAAAGCGCAACGAGGATGAAGATTCACCGAACAAGCTGTACACGCTGGTTACCTATGTACCAGTCACAACATTCAAAG GTCTACAGACAGTCAATGTGGATgaaaattaa
- the RPL31 gene encoding large ribosomal subunit protein eL31 isoform X2, with translation MAPAKKGGEKKKGRSAINEVVTREYTINIHKRIHGVGFKKRAPRALKEIRKFAMKEMGTPDVRIDTRLNKAVWAKGIRNVPYRIRVRLSRKRNEDEDSPNKLYTLVTYVPVTTFKGLQTVNVDEN, from the exons ATGGCTCCTGCAAAGAAAGGTGgcgagaagaagaagggacgcTCTGCCATCAATGAGGTGGTGACTCGGGAGTATACCATCAACATTCACAAGCGGATCCATGGCGT GGGCTTCAAGAAACGAGCCCCGCGCGCTCTCAAGGAAATCCGTAAGTTTGCCATGAAGGAAATGGGTACCCCTGATGTTCGCATCGACACCAGGTTGAACAAAGCAGTCTGGGCTAAAGGAATCAG GAACGTTCCTTACCGTATCCGTGTGCGTTTGTCCAGAAAGCGCAACGAGGATGAAGATTCACCGAACAAGCTGTACACGCTGGTTACCTATGTACCAGTCACAACATTCAAAG GTCTACAGACAGTCAATGTGGATgaaaattaa